A window of Candidatus Vicinibacter proximus contains these coding sequences:
- the bshA gene encoding N-acetyl-alpha-D-glucosaminyl L-malate synthase BshA — MNIGIVCYPTYGGSGVVATELGKALAAKGHQVHFISYKRPARLGSFQSNVYYHEVSTSEYPLFDFKPYDTALTSKIVDVSIHHNLDILHVHYAIPHAIIGFVAREILAKKGRRVPLVTTLHGTDITLVGVDGSFYPVVEFSINESDCVTAVSASLKDDSIRAFNLTREIEVIPNFVDSTRFKPIDNQYLRCRFVRESEKIISHISNFRKVKRIEDIVKSFFEIDKTIPSKLLLIGDGPERSGLEDLVRELGIEEKVYFLGKQDAVEDLLAITDLFMLTSEHESFGLSALEAMACAVPVVSSNAGGLPEVNVEGYSGFNCPVGNVPAFIDASLKILGTKKKHEQFKSNALQQSMKFELSKILPMYEKAYWKTLDRI; from the coding sequence ATCAATATAGGAATAGTGTGTTACCCAACCTATGGTGGAAGTGGTGTTGTTGCTACAGAGCTGGGTAAAGCTTTGGCCGCAAAAGGACATCAGGTACATTTTATTTCTTATAAAAGACCAGCCCGACTTGGCTCTTTTCAGTCGAATGTCTATTATCATGAGGTTTCAACCAGTGAATATCCTTTGTTTGATTTTAAGCCATATGATACTGCATTAACAAGTAAGATAGTTGATGTTTCTATTCACCATAATCTCGATATACTACATGTTCATTATGCAATACCTCATGCTATAATTGGATTTGTAGCCAGAGAAATTCTTGCAAAAAAGGGTAGAAGGGTACCGTTAGTTACAACGCTACATGGTACTGATATAACCTTGGTTGGTGTTGATGGGTCCTTTTATCCAGTTGTTGAGTTTAGTATAAATGAGTCAGATTGTGTTACTGCAGTTTCTGCATCTCTTAAAGACGATTCAATAAGAGCATTTAATTTGACGAGAGAGATTGAAGTTATTCCCAATTTTGTTGATTCAACAAGATTTAAACCAATTGATAATCAATATCTTAGATGTCGTTTTGTAAGAGAGAGTGAAAAAATTATCAGTCATATTTCAAATTTTAGAAAGGTTAAAAGAATAGAAGATATCGTCAAGTCATTTTTTGAAATTGACAAAACAATACCCTCAAAACTATTACTCATTGGGGATGGGCCTGAGCGTTCTGGTTTGGAGGATTTAGTGAGGGAATTAGGTATTGAAGAGAAAGTATACTTTTTGGGTAAACAAGATGCTGTGGAAGATCTTCTGGCAATAACCGATCTTTTTATGTTGACCTCAGAACACGAGAGTTTTGGTCTTTCAGCCCTGGAGGCAATGGCATGTGCTGTTCCGGTTGTTTCATCTAATGCTGGGGGATTACCAGAGGTGAATGTTGAAGGATATTCAGGGTTTAATTGTCCTGTGGGCAATGTTCCCGCTTTCATTGATGCGAGTCTAAAGATTTTAGGTACCAAGAAGAAACATGAACAGTTTAAATCCAATGCTTTACAGCAATCCATGAAATTTGAATTAAGCAAGATTTTACCGATGTACGAAAAAGCATATTGGAAAACCTTGGATAGAATTTAA
- a CDS encoding acyl-CoA dehydrogenase family protein, translating to MANRKDLYDGHDYYNLDEFLSEEHLLARESVREWVKQEVTPYIEQYAEKAECPTHLFKGLAEIGAFGPSLPVEYGGGGMDEIAYGIIMQELERGDSGLRSMASVQGSLVMYPIFRFASEEQKMKYLPKLGAGELIGCFGLTEPDFGSNPAGMVTNVKDDGDCFILNGAKMWITNSPVADLAVVWAKNEEGDILGMVVDSDSKGFSAPEMHGKWSLRASITGELVFEDVKVPKNQVFPLVKGLKGPLSCLSKARYGIAWGAIGAGLDCYDTALRYSKERIQFGKPLASFQLTQKKLAEMITELTKAQLMVWRLGKLANDGKATPAQISMAKRNSVITALNVARESRQILGGMGITNEYPIMRHMMNLETVLTYEGTHDIHLLITGMDITGINAFN from the coding sequence ATGGCCAATCGAAAGGATTTGTATGATGGACATGATTATTACAATCTTGATGAATTTCTTTCTGAGGAGCATTTGCTTGCCAGAGAATCTGTAAGAGAATGGGTAAAACAGGAGGTCACACCATATATTGAGCAGTATGCTGAAAAAGCAGAGTGCCCAACTCATTTATTTAAAGGCCTTGCAGAAATAGGAGCATTTGGACCAAGTCTTCCGGTGGAATATGGTGGAGGAGGGATGGATGAAATCGCATATGGAATTATTATGCAGGAATTGGAGAGGGGTGACTCTGGTTTGCGTTCCATGGCATCAGTCCAAGGTTCTCTGGTGATGTATCCCATTTTTAGATTTGCTTCGGAAGAGCAGAAAATGAAATACCTGCCAAAGTTAGGTGCAGGAGAACTAATAGGATGTTTTGGGCTTACAGAACCCGACTTTGGTTCTAATCCTGCCGGTATGGTCACAAATGTTAAGGATGATGGAGACTGTTTTATTTTAAATGGGGCTAAAATGTGGATAACCAATTCCCCCGTGGCAGATCTTGCAGTAGTTTGGGCAAAGAACGAAGAAGGAGATATTTTAGGAATGGTGGTTGATAGTGATTCAAAAGGTTTTTCTGCACCTGAGATGCATGGAAAATGGTCATTAAGGGCCTCTATTACAGGTGAATTAGTTTTTGAAGATGTTAAGGTCCCCAAAAATCAAGTTTTTCCATTGGTCAAAGGGTTGAAAGGACCCTTATCTTGTTTGTCAAAAGCCAGGTATGGAATTGCCTGGGGAGCCATTGGGGCAGGCTTGGATTGTTATGATACCGCTCTTAGATATTCAAAAGAGAGAATTCAATTTGGAAAACCATTGGCCTCATTTCAGTTGACCCAAAAAAAATTAGCTGAGATGATAACAGAACTTACTAAGGCTCAGCTTATGGTTTGGAGGTTGGGAAAACTTGCAAATGATGGGAAAGCTACTCCTGCACAAATTTCAATGGCCAAGAGGAACAGCGTTATTACAGCACTAAATGTAGCAAGAGAATCCAGACAAATTTTAGGAGGAATGGGCATTACCAACGAATATCCAATCATGCGACATATGATGAATCTTGAAACCGTCCTTACTTATGAAGGGACTCATGATATCCATTTACTTATAACAGGCATGGATATAACAGGCATTAACGCATTTAATTAA